The DNA segment AAGGCGGGAACCGTTTCGGCGACTTGCTTGAAGAGATCCTCGATGAGGAACAGCGGGCTCTTTTCGCCGGTGATGGCGGCGGTGAGGTCGCGGAGGATTTCCCAGTCGTCGCGGGCCTGTCCCGGCAGTTCGTTGGCCCGGTTGAGGCGTTGCAGGCGGCCGCTCAGGTTCACCATCGAGCCGCGTTTCTCGGTGAAAGCGGCGGATGGCAGGACGATGTGGGCGTTCTCCGCGGTCGGGTTCGCCAGAATGTGGGATTGGATCAGCAGCTTCAGTTCCGAAAGGTCGTCGTGGGTGAAATCCGCGTCGGCGATGAGGTCCTCACCGAATACGAGGAGCGCCTTGATGGCGCCGCGGCGGACGCCCTCGCGGATGGCGGAAAGGTCGGCGTAGGGATCTTCCAGACCCAGCACCAGCTTCGCGCCGGTGGTGTTCGGGTTGCGGTCGGCGGCGACCAGCAACTTGTCCGCCTCACCCGTGCGCGGGACCAGGGAAAGGTGGCTGGTGCCGATGGTTTGCGTGAGCTTTTTGACGAGGAACAGCTCCTCGTTGGTCATTCGGCCGGAGGCGATGACCGCCACTTCGTCCGGGGAGAGGGTCTTGAGAACGGTGGCGGCGGTGGCGTGGGCGTCCGCCCATGGGACCACTTCGTGGACGGGTCCTTGCTTCACCAGCGGCTCGGTCAGGCGGGCGTCGCTGTTGATGTAGTGGAAATTCAGGCGGTGGGAGTCCGGCATCCAGTTGCTGTTCACGCCGTCATTCTGGCGCGGGGTGATGCGGTGGATGGTGTTGCCGCGGTTCCAGACGGTGATGTTGGTGCCAGTGCCGCAGTTCACGTCGATGGTCGGCGTTTCCTTGAGGAACCAGACCCGCATCTGGAAGCGGAAGTCATTGGAAGTCAGTGCTCCGACCGGGCAGATGTCCGCCGTGTTGAGGGAGTAGTTGGAGTCCAGCAGGCGTCCAGGGTGGACGGTCAGGGTGGTGTGGGTGCCGCGTTGGGTGAAGCCCAGCACCGGATCCCCGGCCACCTCATCCATGAAGCGGATGCAGCGGCTGCACATGATGCAGCGCTCGTCATCCAGCCGGATGCGCGGGCCGATATCGACGTTCTTCGGCTTCTTCACCTTCATGTCCACGAAGCGGGAAACGCCGCGTCCGTGGTCCACGGAGTGTTCCTGCAGGCGGCACTCGCCGGCCTGGTCACAGATCGGGCAGTCCAGCGGGTGGTTGATGAGGAGGAACTCCATCACGCCCTCGCGGCATTTCTCGACCAGCTCTCCCTGGGTGCGGATGCCCATGTTTTCGCCGACGGTGTTCGCGCAGGCGATGGCCGGACGGGGCATCCAGCCGATGTTTTCGTAGCCGTCTTCGTCACGCTTCGGTTCCTCACCGGGAGCCGGACGGGGTGGCATGCCCATCTGTACCAGGCACATACGGCAATTGCCGGGGACGGAAAGCTTCGGGTGGTAGCAATAATGCGGGACCAGCGCGCCCACCTGGCGGCATGCCTCGATCATCCGGGTGCCACGGGGAAATTGGTGCCATGTGCCGTTGATCTGGACATTCACCATGCCCTTTTCGGCGGCTAGGTCTTTTGGAAGCTTGATTTCCGCGGTCGCCGAAGGTGTGTCGCTCATGGCTGGTGAAAGGCACTGAATCCCGACGGATGATCATTTCCGGCGGGTTCGCGCGCGAATATGTCAATCCGCCCATGAACGGGCAAGCGTGCTTTGTGAAATTTTTCACAAGCTGGCAATAGGGAGGCAGGATCGGCGTGGCGGAGCCGGCGGTTGGCGTTCTTGCCAATTTTCCACCCTAGGGCTAGGATGCTCCTATGACGGCGGTGCCAAAGCATCATCATCTGGGTATCGAGGAATACCTGGCTGGCGAACTGACGTCCGAGACCAAGCATGAATATCTCGGGGGAGCGGTGCATGCGATGGCCGGGGCGTCCAACCGCCACAATGAGATCTCCTCAAACATCATGGTCTCGCTTGGTTCAGGACTTCGTGGAAAATCCTGCCGGGTCTTCAATAGCGACACGAAGGTCCGCATTGAGCTGACCAGCCAAACCCGCTTCTACTACCCGGATGCGATGGTCGTTTGCCAGAAGAGCCAGGATTCGGAGCAATTCCAGCAATGGCCTGCTGTGATCGTGGAGGTCCTCAGCGATTCGACGCGGCGGACCGACCTGACGGAGAAGAAAGAAGCGTACCTGACGATCCCGTCGCTCAAGGTCCTGATCTTCGTCGAATCTGACGAACCTCTGGTGCTGGTCCATCGGCGCGGTCCCAGCGGAGGATTTACCAGGGAGGAGTATTTCGGATTGGAGAAATCAGTGCCGTTGCCGGAGGTCGAGACGGAACTGAAATTGGCGGAGATCTACGAGCGGGTGGAGTTCTGAGAGCTGGACGCCCCAGTCCCCCCGACCTCCGTTATTTCCCACCGGCCAGCCGCCGCCGCGTTTCCTCATCCACCGGCTCGCACAGGCGGTAGCCGTCACCGTGGCTGGGGATGGTCATCAGCAGGGCGTCCCGTTCGTAGGGTGAGGGGAAATCGAGACCGATGAGCGCGCGGCCGATGCGTTCGCCGGACTGGCGATAGTTGAAGTAGCAGAGGTTCGCGTTGCCCTGGATCCGCTGGCCGAGGAAGTCGTGGAGCGCGCCCTTCCGTTCATAGAAGTCCAGCCGCAGAAAGGCGGGGTTCCTGAGCAGGTCGCTGCGTAGTGGAATGGCGCGGAAGTCGATGTCGATGGCCCCGGTGAGGTCCTGCCAAGCAAACCCGGCGGCATCCAGTTTTGCGGGGACCCCATCCAGGACGGCTGCGTCGTCCGCGGCGATGGTGAAGGCGGGCCACGCCTCCGCTTCGTCGGTCTTTCCGTATTGGAAGTCGGTGATGTTCACTCCGTCGAAGCAGGTGTCCAGCAACTCCAGCATGGTGCCCGGTCGCTCCGGGATCCTCACGCGCAGCGTGCGGCTGATCTGGTTGGAGGCGCCCTGTGACTGGGCGATGAGGCCGAGCTGGAGGAAATCCACGTTCGAGCCGGAGACAACGATGAGCACTTTCTTTCCCTTGAGCGCCTCGCGGTTCTTGATGACGGCGGCCAGACCCAGCGCGCCGGACGGCTCGGAGACGCAACGCAGCGTTTCCCACAGCGTGCGGATGGCGTGGCTGACCTCCGTGTTGGTGACGGTCTCGATGCGGTCCAGCGTTTCACGGAGGATCTGGAATGGGAATTCGCCCGCCTTGCGGACGGCGGTTCCGTCGCAGAACAGATCTACGTTTTCCAGTGAGATGGGTTTCCCCGCCTCCAGCGCGGCTTTCATCGACGCCTGGCCGATGCCCTCCACGCCGATGATTTCAATACCCGGCCAATAGGTCTTCAGCCAGGTGGAAACCCCGGCCGCCATCCCGCCACCGCCGATCTGGAGGTAGGCGGCGTCAAACGGGCCGTGGCCGGAAAGGACGACTTCATCCGCGAGCGTGCCTTGTCCCGCCATCACCTTCACGTCGTCGTAGGCGTGGACATAGACGGCTCCGCTCTGCGCTTCATCGGCGCGGGCGGCTTGCACCGCCTCGTCATAGGAGTCTCCGGAAAGGTGGATCTCCACGAACTCCCCGCCGTGGTGGAGGACGGCGGATTGTTTCACCCGCGGGGTGGAGCGCGGCATGTAGATGCGCGCCCGGATGCCCAGCGACTTCGCCGCCAGCGCGATGCCCTGCGCGTGGTTGCCCGCGGAGGCGGTGACCACTCCCTTCGCGGCTTCCTGCGGTGCCAGCACCGCCATGCGGTTGCAGGCGCCGCGCCACTTGTAGGACTTCACCGCGCACAGGTCCTCCCGCTTCACCCATACCTCGGGTCCGTCGGGAATAATGATGCGCTCGAGAGGAGTTGGCTGGCCGAAACGATAGACACGCTCCCTGGCAAAGAGCGTTTCCTGGCGGAGTTGTCGGTCGAGCGGGAGATCCTCGCGTTCCATGATGCGCGGAGTCTTGCCCGCCCCGCCGGACCCGGCAAGCGCGGTGCGGCGGGAAATTCACGGATTGCCATGCCGCGTGATTCCGGAATGCTGCCGCCATGGAACATCCGAACGATCCCCTGCACGGCATCACGCTGGAAGCCGTGCTGCGCAAGATGGTGGACCGCTACGGCTGGGAAACGCTGGCCGACCGCATCCCGATCCGCTGCTTCATGTTCGACCCCACCATCAAGTCCAGCCTCACCTTTCTCCGGAAGACTCCATGGGCGCGGAAGAAGCTGGAGGACTGGTATGTCTATGATGCGGTCCGGAAAGTGAAGTAAGGAGGGAGGACACTCCTGTCCTCCGGCTGCAACAGGAACGCAAAGCAAAGGCATCTCAAAATAGATCCGCCTTTTATCTGCCATTGCCAATGCCGCCGGTGGACAGGAGTGTCCACCCTCCTTACTCGGCTGCAATGGGAACACAGAGCAAAGGCATCTCAGAATAGATCCGCCTCTTACCTGCCATCGCCAATGCCGCCGGTGGACAGGAGTGTCCACCCTCCTTACTCGGCTGCAATGGGAACACAGAGCAAAGGCATCTCAAGATAGATCCGCCTCTTACCTGCCATCGCCAATGCCGCCGGTGGACAAGTGTCCACCCTCCCTACCTCAGGTTCTCCCGGCACCACACGATGCCGCGCTCCAGCTCCGCTTTCTGGTAAGCCTGCTCCGCCGCCTTCTTGTCTCCCTCCGGTTTGAAAGACGGGATGGCCTTCCCCTGTTTCGCCAGCGCCAGGAACTTCGCGAAGCCCCGCGCGGAGACGTTCTCGTAGCCGTTCCAGAACTCAGGCTTCAGGTAAGTGAACGGGCGGTTGATGCCACTGATGATCTCCAGGATGAAAGGCGCGCCGGGAGCCAGCTCCGCGAATCGCTTCGCATACGCCTTCATGTCCGTCTGTCCCTCACCGATGGACGTCCACGCGACCTGTGCTCCGTCGCCATCCTCCCAGATGATGTTGTTCCGGATGCCGGAGCAGACGGTGTAGGGTCCCAGCACTTCCAGATTCTCCATGGGATCTTCCAGCGCCCATGCGGCGTTGCCGCTGTCAATGGTGCAGCCGACGAAATCCCGGCCCGCCTCCTCGATGAGGTCGCGCAGTTCATACGATTGCATGTCCCCCGCGTGGTTCTCGATGGCGATCTTCACCCCGTGATCGATGGCGAAGCTGCGGACGTTCTTCAGCACGGCCAGCGTGTCCTTGTTCCGCGCCTTGATGCCGCCGGGGCTTTTCCGGTCATCGGCAAAGCCCTGGTAGCAGCGCGCCACCGGTGAGCCGAGCGCCTTCGCCACGCGGATGGTGAGCTTGAGGTGTTCCTCCGCCGTGCCCCACTTGTCGGAGAAACGGTGCGCGGTGGGACAGATGCCGCCGGTGCCGGCGTAGAGAGCGATGTTGAGATCCGCCGCCTTTCTCCGAAGATCGTCCAGATAGGCGTCGGTGTGGTTCTCATACACATCCAGGTCGGAAAGGAGCAGGCAATCCACCTTCTGTTCCGCCGCGTAGTCGATGAGTGGTCCGGCTTTGAGTCCCAGCGCGCGGATCGAGAAATTGTCGAAGCCGACCTTCATCTTCGCCCCCTCTGCTGCGGCGGCCGTGGCGGCATTGGCGAAAGGTGCGGCGATGGCCGCTGCGGCGGTGGTCTTCAGGAACGAACGGCGGTGCATGGTGGTCTCCGGGCTAGAAAGATGATGTCGCGGACGGAATTTCGGACAAGCTCCGAAGTGTGAGATCCGGTGTGCATTCTCCGGGACGGAGGGATCCGGAATGGCCGGCGAAGAGCGCGGTGCGGAATCCCGCCGCCTGCGCGGGCAGGATGTCCTGCCGGGGATCGTTCCCGACGAAAAGCGTCTCCGCCGGGGAAATGCCGCACGCCTCCAACCTCCGCACCAGCAGTTGGAACAGCTCCGGTGATGGCTTCGCGAGGCCATGCTGGTAGGAAAGAAGGGTCAGCTCCGGGACCAGCAGATGGGTGACCGCGCCGAGCGTGCCGTCCAGGGCAGGCAGCGTGTTGGCCTGGGCGTTCGACAGCACGCCGAGCGTCACGCCCTCCGCGGAAAGGCGCTGGAGAGTTTCCCGCGCGCGGGGCATCGGCTCGCACGGATGCCATGCGTTCTCCACCGCCGTGATGAGGTCCGTCACATCCTCCGTGGTGCCCAGCACTTCCTGCCAGACCTGCATCAGATCGATCTCCGGATGGGCATGCCCCGACTCCGCATGGTGGCGGCGGACGGCTGCATGCAGCACGGCCGTTGGCGAATCCCCTAGATCATGCCCGGCTGCGGAAAGGATTTCCCGCAGTGCCGGATCGAATGCCGGATCGTGCTTCACCGCTCCCGGCGGGGCGATGAGCAGCGTGCCGTAGATGTCGAAGATGACCGCGCGGATCTTCGCGATGGATGTGCGGAGGAAATGGAAATTCTCCGGCGAAAGGTAGGCGTCCAGCACACGTTCAGGATCGGCATACCCCACGGCACCTGGCGCACGCCCGGACAGCGATGCGTAGTATGAGATGAGTTTTCTCCCATACTCTCCTTCCGGAATGCCCTGCCCCGTGTAAGGCGCGGGTGGCTGTGCCAGCGCCTCCCGCATCCATTCGTCGGCAGGCTTCCCGCCGATGATGGGACGGAGCGATGGATCACCACGCAGGCGCAGCAGGATTTCCCGCTGCAGCGTCTCCGGCAGGTTGCCGAAATCCACATGCCCGTCATGAAGCAGTGCTGCCCTGGCTGAGTCGGTATCCTCCGGGGCGAGCCTGCGCTTGTAGAGCCGGTGGGTCTCACCGAGATGACGGGAAAGATGGCGTCGCAGGTACCCGGCTGGCATCCATTCCTCAGGCACCAGGATGTTCTGATAGATCGGACGGTCGCCGGACCGCGGATGGGTTTCGAGTTCCCTCCCGATGACCGGCTTTCCGAACGCTGCGGCCTCAGGAAAGATCATGCCGAATCCCTCCGCCACGGACGTCGTGATGAAGTGGGTGGAGGCCGCAATCCATGAGGCGTAGGAAGCATCGTTTTCCCCATGAGGCACGGTGCGGTCCACCACCCCGAACTGGACGGGCAGTTCCAGTTCCTCTGCCAGCCACTTCCAGTGGTCGTGGATGGCGCGCGCGGCCGGATCTTCCGGTGCGCGTGTGATGGCGAAGCGGGTGCCCTCCGGCGCGAACATGGACAGCAGCAGCAGCTCTCCCAGATTCTTCCGCCGGATGGCCCGCGTGGGATAGAGGATCAGCGGTGGCTTTTCCTGCGGGGCAGGGGGGAGGGGGGGCGCAGTGGGGATGGGGTTCGGAAGTAGGATCGCGTTCTCCTCCGGCAGCCCTGCGGCCAGGAACCGGTGATGGTCCGTTCCGTTGATGAACGCATAGCGGACGCGCGGTGACAGCGGATAGAGCCACGGTTGCTCCGCCACCAGCGGATGGTTCCCCGGTCGCCCGTCCTCCACCAGATCATGGAGTTGCAGAACCAGCCGTTCTCCCGCCTCCGCCAGCAGGGACACCACGCGGGGCATGAGGATGTTTTTGCCCAGAGAGTGGTTGTGGAAATGCCAGACGTCCGGTGGGCCGCCCAGGGCATCCGCCGCCGCCTTCCGCATCTCCTCGAGCAGGGCCTCCGCCGGGCGCGCGCTGGTCCGGAGGTAACGGAGATCCGGGACGATCCGTACCGGGAGATCCTCCGCAGGCGCGTTGCCGCACAGCACCAAATGGTGCACTCCAGCCGCCGCCAGCCCGCGGCACGCGGCGCGGATGATGGTGGTGACCCCGCCGGGTGACAGGTGGTAGTGGACGATGGCGATGCGCATGACGGCCCGGCGGCGGTTCGCGGGAGGCTACCGGCTAATTATCTTTTGTTAGACCCATTGCCAAAACAAACTGCCGAAATGCAATTCAACCGCAGATGAACGCGGATGTACGCAGATCGAAGAGATCCATCCAAATCCTCTTATTTATCTGCGTACATCCGCGTTCATCTGTGGTTGAAAATCTCTTCTCTCACGAGGGTAGGAACTTGCACTAGGTAGGATTAAGCGGTTTCACGAAATGGAATCCCCAGATCTCGAATCCCAGACGGTGGTAGAGCCGGTGGGAGGGGTGGTTCGAGGTGTAGCTGTCCAGCACGAGGATCTCACAACCCTCCGCCCGGGCGGCCGCCTCCAGATCTCCGATCAGGCGCGTGCCGATCTTCGCGGAACGGGCGTCAGGGTGGACCACCAGGTTGTCCACCTCCAGATACTTGCCGCACCAGACCTTGGTGGCGATCCACGCTCCGGTCAGCCCCACCAGCCGGTCACCGGAAAAGGCGCCCGTCAGCCGGTAGTGCGGATGCTCCGCGAGGATGGTGGCGAGGCGTTCCCGCAGTGTCCCGCAGGGTGTGGATGGATTCAGGAAACCCAGCAACTCCGCCGCGGCGGGCAGATCCGCGCCGCCCAAGGGCCGCAGGGTGAGGGGTTCCATGGCAGGAAGGGATGACTCAGGGAGCGGGCGCGGGTTTGATGGAGATCATCAGCGCGTTCTCCGCGGCGAGATGCTTCTTCGCCAGCGCGTTGATCTCCTTAAGGTTGATCGCGCGGTAGTCCTCGTCGCGGGTGCGGGCTAGGTCCAGCCGCTTCGGATCCGCCTGGGACTGGCTGAGCACGGTGCTGAGCCAGTAGCCGTTGTCGCGGGTGGACTTATCCAGCATCCCCAGCGTCGGCTTCAGCGCGCGGTCCAGTTCGTCGTCGGTCGCGCCCTTTTCGGAAAGCTCGTGGGCGATGTCCCGCACCGTCTTCAGCAGCAGCTCCAGGTCCTCCGGCTTGCCGACGCTCTGGCCGATCACGTAGCCGAAATTGTCCAGCGCATCGGATCCGGAGGCACCGGCGTTCGGGCTGTATGAGGCTCCCAGTTTCTCGCGGATCTCCTCGCGGATGCGGTTCTCGAAGATGGTGGAGAGGATGTTGAGGCGGCGGAACTCCGGGATGTTGTTCCGCATGCCGCCGGTCTTCCACACGGTGGAGGCGACGGCCTGCGGGATCTTCGATTCGAAGGTGAAGGTCTTCTCGCCGGGTGCGTTCGGGAACTTCACCGTGCGCGCCGCGTCGAGCGGGGCGGGGGCCGCGGCCCGCGCCGGGAGCGCGCCGAAGGTCGAAAGGATGCCGGGCAGCACCTCATCCACCGTGAAGTCACCCACGATGCTGAGCTCCAGGTAGCCCTTCGTCAGTTCCGGGGTGAGCCACTTCTTCGCGTCCGCGATGGTGTAGGAGGCCAGCTTTGCCTGCGGTGCCACGGAGAAGCGGGCGTCGCCGCCGTGCAGCCACGCGTTCATCTCCTGCTCCGGGCCGGAGGTGGTGTGTTTCAGTTGCTGGTAGATCGTCGGGATCATCTTCTGGAACTGCCACAGCCCCTCGTTCCGGTAGCCCGGATCCGTCAGGGTGGCGGCCAGCAACTGCAGTTGCAGCAGGAAGTCCGCCGGAGTGGTGGTGCCACCGAGGATGAAGGCGTCCTCTCCGATGCCGAAGCCGCTGTTCACGTTCTTCCCGGCCAGGATGCGCTGCAGATCGTCGTTGGAGTGCTTGCCCAGGCCGCCGCCGTCAAACACCGCGGAGGCGAATGCGTCGAACATCGGGCTGTCCTTTGGCTGGCTCAGTTGCCCGGAACCGATGCGCGCGGAGACGCGGATCTTGTTCTTTTCGAAATCCGTCGGCTTCAGGTTCACCCGGATCTTGTTGGAAAGCACCAGTTGGGTGATGCCCAGGTCAGCGACTTCCTTGCGGGTGGCCACTGTACCCGGCTTGCCGAAGTCCGTGTAGCCGAATGGCTCGACGGCCTTCGCGGCGGGGGCTTCCACCGGTTGGCCGGTCGCCTCCTGATAGAGGGATGCCAGGGTGCCCTCCGCGCCTTCCGGCTTCTCCTTGGTGGTCAGTGTCAGGTGGTAGCCCGGTGCGTTCCAGAACGCTTTGAACGCTTCGTGGATCCCGGCGAGATCGATGGAATCGAGCGCCTTCTTTGCGATCTCCAGGTTCGTCTCCGGGGTGGAGAACACCTTGTCGTCATTGATCATTCGGGCGAGGGAGGAAGCCAATCCCTCCGACTTCCGGGTGGGTTTCTGCTTCACCGCCTGCTCGTAGGCGTTGATCAGGTTCGCCTTCGCCTCTGCCAGTTCAGCTTCCGTGAAACCATGCTCCAGAGCGCGGCGGAACTCGTGCTCCAACACCGGCACCGCTTCCTGCCAGCGGTCGTCCGCTGCGGTCACGTCGATGGAGCCGAGCTCCAGGTAGTTGAACAGGTCGAAGTCACCCGCCGAGCCGGTCGTGATCGGGGAGTTCTCTTGCTTCGCCAGTTGGTCGAAGCGTCGGGAAAGGATGGAATGCGCCAGCCCCCGAGGGATGCGCTCCGTGCGGTTCGCCGCCGTATCAGGCTTCTGGACGAACGGGCGGGTCAACATCAGGGAGACTTCCGTGGAGTCCACTTCCTTGTCCGCGAAGACGCTGGCCTCGATGCCCTCCGGCGACTTGATCGGTCCCAGATCCGGATTCTTCCCGGGATCCGCGGGGTTCTTCATATCGCCGAAGACGGCTTCCACCCGCTTTGCGATCTCAGCAGCGTCGATGTCGCCCACCACCACGAAAGTCATCCGCTCCGGGGTGTAGTAACGCGTGTAGAAGTCGGTGAAGCGCTCGCGGGACGCGCCCTTGATCACTTCCTCCGTGCCGATGGGGAAACGCTTCGCCACCAGGGAGCCGGGCAGGAATTTCTGGTACTGTTGCTCCATCAGGCGGTAGTCCACGGAGTCACGGCTCATCTTTTCCGAAAGGATCACACCGCGCTCCTTGTCGATCTCATCCGCCTCCAGCTTCGCGCCATCGCCGAAGTCGCGCATCACGGTGAAGCCCAGATCCAGGGTGTCCTTCGACAGGTCCGGCAGGTCCAGCATGTACACCGTCTCGTCGAACGAGGTGTAGGCATTCGCGTGCGCGCCGAAGGCGATCCCCAGCCGCTGCATCTTCGGGATAAGCTCCGCGGACGTGAAGTTCTTCGATCCGTTGAACACCATGTGCTCCAGGAAATGCGCCAGTCCCTGCTGGTCATCCGCCTCCATCAGAGAGCCGGCGGCCACGTGCAGGCGCATGGACACGCGCGTCGGCGGCTCCACGTTCGGGTAGATGATGTAACGGAAGCCGTTCGGCAGCTTGCCGAAGGTCGCACCCTCGTCGGGCTTGATGTCAGAGGCTTCCTGCGGCCATGGCTTTGCCGCCACGGGTGCCGGCGCCGCCGTCGGAGCGGGGACTGTTTCGGCCGTGGCGGCTGGCTTCTGCTCGGCCGGAGCGGCCGCCGCAGGTGGTGGATCCGCCGGTTTTTCCTGCTTCGGGCGCAGGGACAGGACCGTTGCGGTCACTGCCAGGATGAGGACGAGGATGAGCGGCGTGGCCTTCTGCATGGGGAAGAAAATGGAGGTTGTGTGGCGGGGTGGCAACGTCGAAAGCGGCACCGCCCGGAGCCGTTGTCCATGGGCCGCGAAAAGATCTTTGAAATCGGTGTTGCATTCCCCCGGCGCGCATGCTGTTTTGTGCGCCCCGGCGCGACCCGCCGGAAAAAGTCATCAGCTCGGATGGCGGAATTGGTAGACGCGCTAGATTCAGGTTCTAGTGGGGGCAACCCCGTGGAGGTTCGAGTCCTCTTTCGAGCACTTCTTTAGGTAGAACGAGTTAGGGAGCCATCAAGGCTCCCTTTTTCGTTTATGTGGCCTGACTTTCGTTCGTTTATGCTACTTCTTATGCTAGCAGTTGCGCGAGGATTGTCTGACCAGTTCCAGCTCGTCATAGCTCTTCGCACCACTTTAGCATCGGAAGAACGACCGGACTTCTGACCCTGGCAGGCCGTGAGATCCGGGGAGTGAAAAGGTGACGAACTTTTTTCGGAAAAGTGCGTTGACCCGGTTGTCAGTATCTCGTCGCCGGTATAAAAGAGTACGTCCGTTGATTGCTCTGTCGGTGTCCAAAACCGGGGGGGAGGGAGGCCTAACATGAAGCGTAAGTTCCGCAAGGAAGGAGCGCAGAGGCAAAATACCCACGCGGTTGGCTGTCTCGGTCATGGAAGGTTCCGCCAACCGCCCTCACTAGAATGACATATACCACAAAGCAGTGTAAAGCCGCCTCCTCGGAGTCGACTAAAAACCAAAATAGCACAGGCGATCAGTCCACAGTCCCCAATTCGGGGATTGCGGAACGAATCCTCACTGTTGAAGAGGCTGTCCAGACGAGTTCTGGCAAAGATCCTCGGAATCAGTCAGTCGGACTCGACGATTTGCTCCGAGAATTTGAGAAGAAGCCTACCCCCAAAGGAGTTTCTCGGAAGGTCGTCAAATCTCTACTCTCAGATCAACCCAGCAAGTATCAGCTTGGCGGATTCTCCAGACGCCCCGCTCGCCCTGCTCCCAAGGCAGGAGCGTTTGGAACCTCCAAAGCGCAGAAAGCGAATTTCGACAGCCAAAAGCGGTCGGGGAAACACGGCCTCGATGCCTACATGTCGAGAATGGGACATGCTTCCGTCACCATGATGGACGCTTTGGCTCGGAGGCACGGAGTTCCCTACGAGCTCTCCCTGCCTTGCATGCTGCATGTCCTCAGCCTGTCCCTCAGCCCGCGTCTGCAGGTCCGCGAAGAGGATTTCTCGTCCACTCCGGTCCTTCAGATCCAGGTAGGGGCTTTTCCCAAGGTTGGAAAGTCCCTCGCCTACACTGCGATTGTCGGTACCCTTCACAGGCTGATCGACGCTTGCGTGTTTCCCGACATTCTCCAGAATGCGTTCACCGAAATCGGTCTTCTCCGGGCTGCCAACTCTGACTCCTGGAACTCGGTGGGGGTCTCGGATCCGGATGGTAGCCAGATCATCCGCACGATCACCGTGGATTCTGGAAAGGCGGCCTTCGCCCTGGACTTCCATGCAAAGGGCTTTTGCGGCGAGCGTTACGAACGGGTGACGGCGGAGGGTAAGGACACCATTCCGCATCTCCATCTGGGTACGCTTGTGATGGTTCAACCGGAGAGAATCACGGACTTCTTTGGAAGTACCAGGGTTCGTGAAAAGGGACTGATC comes from the Luteolibacter sp. SL250 genome and includes:
- a CDS encoding GNAT family N-acetyltransferase; protein product: MEPLTLRPLGGADLPAAAELLGFLNPSTPCGTLRERLATILAEHPHYRLTGAFSGDRLVGLTGAWIATKVWCGKYLEVDNLVVHPDARSAKIGTRLIGDLEAAARAEGCEILVLDSYTSNHPSHRLYHRLGFEIWGFHFVKPLNPT
- a CDS encoding pyridoxal-phosphate dependent enzyme, producing the protein MEREDLPLDRQLRQETLFARERVYRFGQPTPLERIIIPDGPEVWVKREDLCAVKSYKWRGACNRMAVLAPQEAAKGVVTASAGNHAQGIALAAKSLGIRARIYMPRSTPRVKQSAVLHHGGEFVEIHLSGDSYDEAVQAARADEAQSGAVYVHAYDDVKVMAGQGTLADEVVLSGHGPFDAAYLQIGGGGMAAGVSTWLKTYWPGIEIIGVEGIGQASMKAALEAGKPISLENVDLFCDGTAVRKAGEFPFQILRETLDRIETVTNTEVSHAIRTLWETLRCVSEPSGALGLAAVIKNREALKGKKVLIVVSGSNVDFLQLGLIAQSQGASNQISRTLRVRIPERPGTMLELLDTCFDGVNITDFQYGKTDEAEAWPAFTIAADDAAVLDGVPAKLDAAGFAWQDLTGAIDIDFRAIPLRSDLLRNPAFLRLDFYERKGALHDFLGQRIQGNANLCYFNYRQSGERIGRALIGLDFPSPYERDALLMTIPSHGDGYRLCEPVDEETRRRLAGGK
- a CDS encoding Uma2 family endonuclease, which encodes MTAVPKHHHLGIEEYLAGELTSETKHEYLGGAVHAMAGASNRHNEISSNIMVSLGSGLRGKSCRVFNSDTKVRIELTSQTRFYYPDAMVVCQKSQDSEQFQQWPAVIVEVLSDSTRRTDLTEKKEAYLTIPSLKVLIFVESDEPLVLVHRRGPSGGFTREEYFGLEKSVPLPEVETELKLAEIYERVEF
- a CDS encoding VF530 family protein, yielding MEHPNDPLHGITLEAVLRKMVDRYGWETLADRIPIRCFMFDPTIKSSLTFLRKTPWARKKLEDWYVYDAVRKVK
- a CDS encoding sugar phosphate isomerase/epimerase, with translation MHRRSFLKTTAAAAIAAPFANAATAAAAEGAKMKVGFDNFSIRALGLKAGPLIDYAAEQKVDCLLLSDLDVYENHTDAYLDDLRRKAADLNIALYAGTGGICPTAHRFSDKWGTAEEHLKLTIRVAKALGSPVARCYQGFADDRKSPGGIKARNKDTLAVLKNVRSFAIDHGVKIAIENHAGDMQSYELRDLIEEAGRDFVGCTIDSGNAAWALEDPMENLEVLGPYTVCSGIRNNIIWEDGDGAQVAWTSIGEGQTDMKAYAKRFAELAPGAPFILEIISGINRPFTYLKPEFWNGYENVSARGFAKFLALAKQGKAIPSFKPEGDKKAAEQAYQKAELERGIVWCRENLR
- a CDS encoding molybdopterin-dependent oxidoreductase — its product is MSDTPSATAEIKLPKDLAAEKGMVNVQINGTWHQFPRGTRMIEACRQVGALVPHYCYHPKLSVPGNCRMCLVQMGMPPRPAPGEEPKRDEDGYENIGWMPRPAIACANTVGENMGIRTQGELVEKCREGVMEFLLINHPLDCPICDQAGECRLQEHSVDHGRGVSRFVDMKVKKPKNVDIGPRIRLDDERCIMCSRCIRFMDEVAGDPVLGFTQRGTHTTLTVHPGRLLDSNYSLNTADICPVGALTSNDFRFQMRVWFLKETPTIDVNCGTGTNITVWNRGNTIHRITPRQNDGVNSNWMPDSHRLNFHYINSDARLTEPLVKQGPVHEVVPWADAHATAATVLKTLSPDEVAVIASGRMTNEELFLVKKLTQTIGTSHLSLVPRTGEADKLLVAADRNPNTTGAKLVLGLEDPYADLSAIREGVRRGAIKALLVFGEDLIADADFTHDDLSELKLLIQSHILANPTAENAHIVLPSAAFTEKRGSMVNLSGRLQRLNRANELPGQARDDWEILRDLTAAITGEKSPLFLIEDLFKQVAETVPAFNDLTLSKIGHQGTQVLETGYEIPLLKNEGARKAAGIING
- a CDS encoding HAD family hydrolase; protein product: MRIAIVHYHLSPGGVTTIIRAACRGLAAAGVHHLVLCGNAPAEDLPVRIVPDLRYLRTSARPAEALLEEMRKAAADALGGPPDVWHFHNHSLGKNILMPRVVSLLAEAGERLVLQLHDLVEDGRPGNHPLVAEQPWLYPLSPRVRYAFINGTDHHRFLAAGLPEENAILLPNPIPTAPPLPPAPQEKPPLILYPTRAIRRKNLGELLLLSMFAPEGTRFAITRAPEDPAARAIHDHWKWLAEELELPVQFGVVDRTVPHGENDASYASWIAASTHFITTSVAEGFGMIFPEAAAFGKPVIGRELETHPRSGDRPIYQNILVPEEWMPAGYLRRHLSRHLGETHRLYKRRLAPEDTDSARAALLHDGHVDFGNLPETLQREILLRLRGDPSLRPIIGGKPADEWMREALAQPPAPYTGQGIPEGEYGRKLISYYASLSGRAPGAVGYADPERVLDAYLSPENFHFLRTSIAKIRAVIFDIYGTLLIAPPGAVKHDPAFDPALREILSAAGHDLGDSPTAVLHAAVRRHHAESGHAHPEIDLMQVWQEVLGTTEDVTDLITAVENAWHPCEPMPRARETLQRLSAEGVTLGVLSNAQANTLPALDGTLGAVTHLLVPELTLLSYQHGLAKPSPELFQLLVRRLEACGISPAETLFVGNDPRQDILPAQAAGFRTALFAGHSGSLRPGECTPDLTLRSLSEIPSATSSF